In Spirosoma aureum, a single genomic region encodes these proteins:
- the sucD gene encoding succinate--CoA ligase subunit alpha: MSVLVNKDSKVIVQGFTGSEGSFHAQQMIEYGTNVVGGVTPGKGGQTHLDRPVFNTVQQAVDQAEADVSIIFVPPAFAADAIMEAAEAGIKVIICITEGIPTEDMVAVKNYLTDKDTRLIGPNCPGVMTAEECKVGIMPGFIFKKGTIGIVSKSGTLTYEAVDQLTKAGLGQSTAIGIGGDPIIGTTTKQAVELLMNDPETEAIVMIGEIGGGMEAEAARWIKADGNRKPVVGFIAGQTAPKGRRMGHAGAIVGGADDTASAKMAIMRECGIHVVESPALIGDTMLKALGKN; encoded by the coding sequence ATGAGTGTTTTAGTTAACAAGGACTCCAAAGTTATCGTCCAGGGCTTTACCGGCTCGGAGGGCAGTTTCCATGCTCAGCAGATGATCGAATATGGTACCAATGTCGTTGGTGGAGTTACGCCCGGCAAAGGTGGACAGACTCACCTCGATCGGCCCGTTTTTAATACTGTTCAGCAAGCTGTTGATCAGGCTGAGGCCGATGTGTCCATCATTTTTGTACCACCCGCATTTGCTGCAGACGCCATTATGGAAGCTGCTGAAGCAGGTATCAAGGTGATAATCTGCATTACAGAGGGTATTCCGACGGAAGATATGGTAGCGGTGAAAAACTACCTTACCGATAAAGACACTCGGTTGATTGGTCCAAACTGCCCCGGTGTTATGACGGCGGAGGAATGTAAAGTTGGGATTATGCCCGGCTTCATTTTCAAGAAAGGAACCATTGGTATCGTTTCCAAATCAGGAACACTGACCTATGAAGCGGTTGACCAACTGACTAAAGCCGGTTTAGGGCAAAGCACAGCGATCGGTATCGGGGGTGACCCAATCATTGGCACAACAACCAAGCAGGCTGTTGAACTGCTGATGAACGATCCAGAAACTGAAGCCATCGTCATGATCGGCGAAATTGGTGGAGGAATGGAGGCTGAAGCGGCTCGCTGGATCAAGGCAGACGGTAACCGCAAACCTGTTGTAGGCTTTATTGCCGGACAAACGGCTCCGAAAGGACGCCGGATGGGACACGCCGGAGCGATTGTTGGCGGAGCCGACGATACGGCATCGGCTAAAATGGCAATCATGCGTGAGTGTGGTATTCACGTTGTTGAGTCGCCCGCACTCATTGGTGATACCATGCTGAAGGCATTGGGGAAAAATTGA
- a CDS encoding uroporphyrinogen-III synthase, which yields MNETSMQSTQDRLTKVNRLLVTQSRPADEKSPYFDLVSKYNIQIDFRPFIQIQGVSFKDFRRQKINILDHTAIIFTSRNAIDHFFRICQEGRIEVPADMKYFCISEQTANYLQKYIIIRKRKIFNGTKTATELFDLIKKHKNEKFLFPCSNIRRNDIPEFMDTSSLHFTEAVMYETVPTDLSDLDITSYDIIAFFSPSGVASLMTNFPEFKQNGTRMAAFGPTTAKAVTDAGLTLDIEAPLPNAPSMTGALDLYIKKANNS from the coding sequence ATGAACGAGACCAGCATGCAATCCACCCAAGACCGGCTGACGAAGGTTAACCGGCTGCTAGTGACCCAATCCCGCCCTGCCGACGAAAAATCTCCTTATTTTGACTTAGTCAGCAAGTACAATATTCAGATTGATTTCCGGCCATTTATTCAGATACAGGGTGTATCGTTTAAGGATTTTCGTCGCCAGAAAATCAATATTCTGGATCATACAGCCATTATTTTTACCAGCCGGAATGCGATCGATCATTTCTTTCGTATTTGCCAGGAAGGCCGTATCGAGGTTCCTGCCGACATGAAATACTTCTGTATTTCGGAACAGACAGCTAATTATCTCCAGAAATACATCATAATCCGAAAGCGGAAGATCTTTAACGGCACTAAAACCGCGACCGAGTTATTCGATTTGATCAAGAAACATAAGAACGAGAAGTTCCTGTTTCCGTGTTCCAACATCCGGCGCAACGATATTCCTGAGTTCATGGATACCAGTAGCCTGCATTTTACGGAGGCAGTTATGTATGAAACTGTGCCGACGGATTTGTCAGATCTGGATATCACTAGTTACGATATCATTGCTTTTTTCAGTCCATCGGGCGTAGCATCGCTGATGACAAACTTCCCGGAGTTTAAGCAGAATGGTACACGAATGGCTGCTTTTGGCCCTACTACGGCAAAAGCAGTGACGGATGCAGGGCTTACCCTTGACATAGAAGCACCATTGCCAAACGCTCCCTCCATGACAGGTGCGCTTGATCTGTATATTAAAAAGGCTAACAATTCATAA
- a CDS encoding DUF2188 domain-containing protein, giving the protein MPYTKKEYPASLRNFMAPVRNKAIDIANALLTDGADESKAIAIATAKAEEWALKRSIKVRKDNAPENK; this is encoded by the coding sequence ATGCCTTACACAAAAAAAGAGTACCCTGCCTCACTCAGAAATTTTATGGCTCCGGTGCGCAACAAAGCCATCGATATTGCCAATGCTTTGCTCACCGATGGTGCTGATGAGTCAAAAGCAATAGCCATTGCAACCGCCAAGGCTGAAGAGTGGGCTCTAAAACGAAGCATAAAGGTGCGGAAGGATAATGCTCCCGAGAATAAATAA
- a CDS encoding DUF421 domain-containing protein: MKPEPVQPFDWERIFIHEFPWTYLGEVAFRTVFMFLVVLAALTVSGKREVRQLSIYELVLLIGLGSAAGDPMFYHDVPLASAVVVFLVIMGCYKLATYISDRNKTVRTLLEGKPVYVIEDGCILTENFDQEDLGLEELFSDLRVEGIEHLGQVRTAILEPNGQLSLFTFKENDIRPGLPILPNELKRHSESIPQPGDYACCACGHVKTFSASVDHSSCQRCKKTKWVKAVK; encoded by the coding sequence ATGAAACCAGAACCTGTTCAGCCGTTTGACTGGGAGCGTATTTTTATTCATGAATTTCCCTGGACATATCTTGGCGAGGTTGCGTTCCGAACCGTCTTTATGTTTTTGGTCGTGTTGGCCGCCTTGACCGTATCGGGGAAACGGGAGGTGCGCCAATTATCGATCTACGAACTGGTGTTGCTGATTGGCCTTGGCTCAGCCGCTGGTGATCCCATGTTCTACCATGATGTGCCGCTGGCTTCGGCCGTAGTCGTCTTTCTGGTGATAATGGGATGCTACAAACTGGCCACATACATCAGTGACCGGAACAAAACCGTTAGAACCCTTCTGGAAGGTAAGCCCGTTTATGTGATTGAAGACGGCTGTATTTTAACCGAGAATTTTGATCAGGAGGACCTGGGGCTGGAGGAGCTATTTTCTGATTTGCGGGTAGAAGGTATTGAACATCTGGGACAGGTGCGCACGGCTATTCTGGAGCCAAATGGTCAGCTCAGTCTGTTTACATTTAAAGAAAATGATATCCGGCCCGGATTGCCGATTCTACCCAACGAATTGAAGCGTCATTCAGAAAGCATTCCACAACCGGGTGATTATGCCTGTTGTGCTTGTGGTCATGTAAAGACATTTAGCGCATCTGTTGACCACTCTTCGTGTCAGCGTTGCAAAAAAACTAAATGGGTAAAGGCAGTAAAATGA
- a CDS encoding DUF6962 family protein, whose amino-acid sequence MIFSHILSGSILAGTGVGVFWHFFQRVSIYNRLLWGFFLLTVSLAALIGIFHYAGNESLEPLHRSMVVLADSLGVVCAVVGVWGLLYRRVYSITTFITTMLFGLFVFILLLLPEVRVFTPVVPSLAILVLMLLAVFSLLQRNKRGLWIVLAAMMMGLATKAQSLESFFHPTDFYHYASALALWFFGKAAER is encoded by the coding sequence ATGATTTTTTCGCACATTCTCTCAGGCTCTATTCTGGCCGGAACGGGCGTTGGGGTGTTCTGGCACTTTTTTCAGCGGGTAAGCATATATAATCGGCTTTTATGGGGATTTTTCTTACTTACCGTTTCGCTGGCGGCCCTGATTGGTATTTTCCATTATGCAGGCAATGAATCGCTTGAGCCTCTTCATCGCTCAATGGTCGTTCTAGCCGATAGCCTAGGTGTTGTTTGTGCGGTAGTAGGCGTTTGGGGATTACTTTACCGACGTGTCTATTCGATAACGACTTTTATAACGACCATGCTATTTGGTCTGTTTGTCTTTATCCTTCTACTGCTGCCCGAGGTTCGTGTTTTCACGCCAGTAGTGCCGTCGCTCGCGATTCTCGTACTGATGCTACTCGCTGTATTTTCCTTACTCCAGCGCAACAAACGTGGCCTTTGGATTGTCCTGGCGGCTATGATGATGGGGCTTGCAACGAAGGCTCAATCACTGGAGTCGTTTTTTCATCCGACAGATTTTTATCATTACGCCAGTGCATTAGCTCTCTGGTTCTTTGGCAAAGCGGCCGAACGGTAA
- a CDS encoding PorP/SprF family type IX secretion system membrane protein, whose amino-acid sequence MIRTFYFFAFLLLTLTAQSVFAQQEPQLSMYMYNPLYYNPAAAGSEGVSRIQLTQRTQYLGYQTTGNSDPGGAQNSQILSFNMPLARIKSGIGIYLLNDKVGPNYNQSVQLSYAYRLALKSGTLAFGVQAGLFNKGYDYGVLRPSDAGDPLIPTGRIGQAKPDIGAGVYYNTTDYWVGVSVNHINKAPYQIGTDRSTNPLYPSAYLSAGYRLGIGYDIDIQPSILIQYATLGGIRNSTATINLVGTYDNRIWAGVGYRYQDAAMATVGINLMRNNALRVGYSVDLVLGASAKSATSHEFMIGYALPAPDPRKKPIIRTPRFRY is encoded by the coding sequence ATGATTCGCACTTTTTACTTTTTTGCCTTCCTGCTACTGACGCTTACCGCTCAGTCGGTTTTTGCCCAACAGGAACCTCAGCTTAGTATGTATATGTACAATCCCCTCTATTATAATCCAGCAGCTGCGGGGTCAGAGGGTGTATCACGAATACAACTTACGCAGAGAACCCAGTATCTTGGCTATCAGACAACGGGTAATTCTGATCCGGGAGGAGCTCAGAACTCCCAGATTTTATCATTCAACATGCCACTGGCCCGCATTAAGAGCGGTATAGGCATCTACCTGTTGAACGATAAGGTTGGGCCGAACTATAACCAATCGGTACAGTTATCCTATGCCTACCGACTCGCGTTGAAGAGTGGTACACTGGCATTTGGTGTTCAGGCCGGGCTTTTCAATAAAGGCTACGACTATGGTGTGCTTAGGCCAAGTGATGCAGGCGACCCCCTGATTCCAACCGGACGGATCGGACAGGCTAAACCGGATATTGGCGCTGGCGTTTATTACAACACGACCGACTACTGGGTTGGTGTAAGCGTTAATCATATCAATAAGGCACCGTATCAAATAGGTACTGACCGTTCTACCAATCCGCTCTATCCAAGCGCTTATCTGAGCGCTGGCTATCGGTTAGGAATAGGCTATGATATTGACATACAACCATCTATTTTGATTCAGTATGCTACCTTAGGAGGAATACGGAACTCAACAGCAACGATCAATTTAGTCGGCACATACGACAATCGGATCTGGGCTGGTGTTGGCTATCGATATCAGGATGCAGCCATGGCTACGGTTGGCATTAATCTGATGCGAAACAACGCATTGCGAGTAGGCTATTCGGTTGATCTGGTCCTTGGAGCTAGTGCTAAAAGTGCAACGTCACACGAATTTATGATAGGCTATGCACTTCCGGCGCCCGATCCCCGTAAGAAACCTATTATACGGACTCCTCGCTTTCGGTATTAA
- a CDS encoding DUF4271 domain-containing protein, which produces MAFFRSIALSTFVAALFVTAVFAQSRTEGIGPANQYYPVHDFHDDFQVYDEATKAYVPYIVEQHADQTALSTYLDLESNRHYNLLISTKQDGYLFINASLKRKLRAGEWSVFSIDSLYRVYRQPEVFLTLYGAPGLNDKRLFIGYPKSATQKLVVLRDDNLSVRPRTFSVYNNFFGLGLLFLLASHAFLFSFYHRAFLRFYSLRDLLSLRAQEESFLINRPLSSTNVLFILNLSFVVAYLIVFVQSRNLDVFVSRRLLGAQNLGAVLGEFIVLSGLAFIVLMGKYIALEVLGGLYKLQSIINIHFFKVLQSSMLFFTTLTLLLVVIAYNTASMTWSESALLLPVLVFYLMRLAFLYIVIRSQEPIKNLYLFSYLCIVELIPLIIGLRFAL; this is translated from the coding sequence ATGGCATTTTTTCGCTCTATTGCTCTTTCAACATTCGTTGCGGCACTCTTTGTTACAGCCGTTTTTGCACAGTCCCGCACAGAAGGAATTGGACCGGCCAATCAGTATTATCCGGTTCATGATTTTCACGATGATTTTCAGGTATACGATGAGGCCACTAAAGCCTACGTACCCTATATCGTTGAACAGCACGCTGACCAAACAGCGTTAAGTACCTATCTTGACCTCGAAAGTAATCGGCACTACAATCTTCTTATTTCGACAAAACAGGATGGGTATCTGTTTATTAACGCATCCCTGAAACGAAAACTTCGGGCAGGCGAGTGGTCTGTATTCAGTATCGACAGCCTGTATCGTGTGTATCGCCAGCCGGAAGTTTTTCTGACACTGTATGGTGCGCCCGGTCTGAATGACAAACGCCTGTTTATTGGCTACCCAAAGTCAGCTACTCAGAAACTGGTTGTCCTGCGTGATGATAACCTGAGTGTACGACCGCGTACGTTTTCGGTGTATAATAATTTTTTCGGCTTAGGCTTATTGTTTTTGTTAGCAAGCCATGCGTTCCTGTTTTCATTCTATCACAGGGCGTTTCTTCGGTTTTATAGCCTGCGTGATTTATTGTCACTTCGGGCGCAGGAAGAATCTTTTTTGATTAACCGGCCCCTGAGTAGCACCAATGTGCTGTTTATTCTTAATTTAAGTTTTGTTGTTGCTTATTTAATAGTATTCGTACAAAGCCGTAATCTCGATGTATTTGTCTCCCGACGCTTGTTGGGAGCGCAGAATCTGGGGGCGGTGTTAGGTGAGTTTATCGTATTAAGCGGGCTGGCTTTTATTGTACTAATGGGCAAATACATCGCTCTGGAAGTGCTAGGTGGGTTATATAAACTACAGAGCATCATTAATATCCATTTTTTCAAGGTACTTCAGTCGTCGATGCTGTTCTTTACGACACTGACGTTGCTTTTAGTGGTTATTGCCTACAATACAGCTAGTATGACCTGGTCAGAAAGTGCGCTATTACTGCCCGTTCTGGTGTTTTACCTGATGCGATTAGCCTTTCTATACATTGTCATCCGTAGTCAGGAACCTATCAAAAATCTGTATTTATTTTCGTACCTTTGCATCGTTGAATTGATTCCACTCATCATAGGCCTTCGTTTCGCACTGTGA
- a CDS encoding DNA topoisomerase IB, which translates to MDLLELAHDPIKAAKAARLVYMNDTMPGISRRKTGDHFTYFDANGAIIGDAETRERIHKLVLPPAWEDVWISPKVNGHLQATGIDTKNRKQYRYHANWNKIRSETKFFRMAAFGEALPRLRARLDQDLTHRSLTREKVIAIALSVMEQTLIRVGNAAYEKEYGSYGLTTLKNRHVKAVGSEVRFSFKGKKGIYHDITLHDRRLSRLVKACRDIPGKELFQYFDEAGNRHSIDSGMVNEYLHETMGDDFSAKDFRTWAGTVNALRLLIELEPCESEKELKKNVNTVLDEVSLKLGNTRTVCRKHYVHPQILESYECRDLNPYIEQKNRFRQTSPHGLDGVEKLLLKFLNDQVKSVIKDSSFK; encoded by the coding sequence GTGGATTTACTGGAACTGGCACACGATCCGATTAAGGCAGCAAAGGCAGCCCGGCTCGTGTATATGAACGACACAATGCCTGGAATCAGTCGGCGAAAAACCGGCGATCACTTCACTTATTTTGATGCAAACGGAGCGATCATCGGCGACGCTGAAACAAGGGAGCGTATCCACAAACTGGTTTTGCCCCCAGCCTGGGAAGATGTCTGGATTAGCCCAAAAGTGAATGGACACCTACAGGCAACTGGTATCGACACAAAAAACAGGAAACAATATCGCTATCACGCCAACTGGAACAAGATCCGGAGCGAAACGAAATTTTTTCGAATGGCCGCTTTTGGCGAAGCTCTTCCCAGACTTCGCGCTCGACTGGATCAGGATTTAACCCATCGATCGTTGACTCGCGAAAAAGTAATCGCAATTGCGTTGAGCGTAATGGAACAAACCCTGATTCGCGTAGGGAATGCGGCCTATGAAAAAGAATATGGTTCTTATGGCTTAACAACCCTCAAAAACCGGCATGTTAAGGCAGTAGGCAGCGAAGTACGGTTTAGTTTCAAAGGCAAAAAAGGTATTTATCACGATATTACCCTCCATGACCGGCGGCTATCACGGCTCGTAAAAGCCTGCCGCGATATTCCGGGTAAAGAGTTATTTCAATATTTCGACGAAGCTGGCAATCGTCACTCCATCGACTCTGGAATGGTGAATGAGTATCTTCATGAAACAATGGGTGACGATTTTTCGGCAAAGGATTTCCGAACCTGGGCCGGAACAGTCAATGCTCTCCGGCTGCTCATTGAACTGGAACCTTGCGAATCAGAGAAAGAATTAAAGAAAAACGTCAATACTGTACTCGATGAAGTATCGCTGAAACTGGGCAATACGCGTACGGTCTGCCGCAAACATTACGTTCATCCGCAGATTCTGGAATCGTATGAATGTCGGGATTTAAACCCATATATTGAACAAAAAAACAGGTTCCGACAAACTAGTCCTCACGGCCTGGATGGCGTTGAAAAGCTCTTATTAAAATTCCTGAACGATCAGGTTAAGAGCGTTATCAAAGACTCATCATTTAAGTAG